One genomic window of Scatophagus argus isolate fScaArg1 chromosome 16, fScaArg1.pri, whole genome shotgun sequence includes the following:
- the LOC124073799 gene encoding hydroxyacylglutathione hydrolase-like protein isoform X2 — MKVKVISILEDNYMYLVIEEQSKQAVAVDPAVPHRLLEIVKREGLSLTAVLTTHHHWDHARGNEALLKEVPGLKVYGGDDRIGGLTDKVTNDQELKFSSINVRCLFTPCHTSGHMCYFVWEDECTDAPAVFTGDTLFIGGCGRFLEGTAEQMYHNLTQVLGTLPQDTKVFCGHEYTIKNLKFAMLVEPENEKVKEMLSWARARDDDDKPTVPSTLVEEFEYNPFLRLSEYKSSRGRQTL, encoded by the exons ATGAAGGTAAAGGTGATCTCCATCCTGGAGGACAACTACATGTACCTGGTGATCGAGGAGCAGAGTAAACAGGCGGTGGCCGTGGACCCTGCTGTACCACACCGG ctgCTAGAAATAGTAAAGAGAGAAGGCTTGTCTCTGACGGCTGTTCTCACGACACACCATCACTG GGACCATGCTCGAGGGAACGAGGCTCTGCTGAAGGAGGTTCCTGGGTTGAAGGTGTACGGGGGAGATGATCGAATCGGGGGTCTGACGGATAAAGTCACCAACGACCAGGAGCTCAAG TTTAGCTCCATCAATGTGAGGTGCCTGTTTACTCCGTGCCATACCTCTGGTCACATGTGCTACTTTGTTTGGGAGGATGAGTGCACTGATGCCCCTGCTGTGTTCACAG GGGATACGTTGTTCATCGGTGGGTGCGGGCGGTTTCTGGAGGGTACGGCAGAACAGATGTACCACAATCTCACCCAGGTGCTGGGCACCCTACCTCAAGACACG AAGGTGTTCTGTGGACATGAGTACACCATTAAGAACCTGAAGTTTGCCATGCTGGTGGAGCCGGAGAATGAAAAGGTTAAAGAGATGCTGAGCTGGGCCAGG GCcagagatgatgatgacaaaccCACAGTCCCATCGACTCTAGTGGAGGAGTTTGAATACAACCCTTTTCTACGCCTCTC GGAGTACAAAAGTTCACGGGGAAGACAGACCCTATAG
- the LOC124073799 gene encoding hydroxyacylglutathione hydrolase-like protein isoform X1, translated as MKVKVISILEDNYMYLVIEEQSKQAVAVDPAVPHRLLEIVKREGLSLTAVLTTHHHWDHARGNEALLKEVPGLKVYGGDDRIGGLTDKVTNDQELKFSSINVRCLFTPCHTSGHMCYFVWEDECTDAPAVFTGDTLFIGGCGRFLEGTAEQMYHNLTQVLGTLPQDTKVFCGHEYTIKNLKFAMLVEPENEKVKEMLSWARARDDDDKPTVPSTLVEEFEYNPFLRLSEKGVQKFTGKTDPIEVLRALRKEKDKFKKPKERLPPHAMLALEWGLLRP; from the exons ATGAAGGTAAAGGTGATCTCCATCCTGGAGGACAACTACATGTACCTGGTGATCGAGGAGCAGAGTAAACAGGCGGTGGCCGTGGACCCTGCTGTACCACACCGG ctgCTAGAAATAGTAAAGAGAGAAGGCTTGTCTCTGACGGCTGTTCTCACGACACACCATCACTG GGACCATGCTCGAGGGAACGAGGCTCTGCTGAAGGAGGTTCCTGGGTTGAAGGTGTACGGGGGAGATGATCGAATCGGGGGTCTGACGGATAAAGTCACCAACGACCAGGAGCTCAAG TTTAGCTCCATCAATGTGAGGTGCCTGTTTACTCCGTGCCATACCTCTGGTCACATGTGCTACTTTGTTTGGGAGGATGAGTGCACTGATGCCCCTGCTGTGTTCACAG GGGATACGTTGTTCATCGGTGGGTGCGGGCGGTTTCTGGAGGGTACGGCAGAACAGATGTACCACAATCTCACCCAGGTGCTGGGCACCCTACCTCAAGACACG AAGGTGTTCTGTGGACATGAGTACACCATTAAGAACCTGAAGTTTGCCATGCTGGTGGAGCCGGAGAATGAAAAGGTTAAAGAGATGCTGAGCTGGGCCAGG GCcagagatgatgatgacaaaccCACAGTCCCATCGACTCTAGTGGAGGAGTTTGAATACAACCCTTTTCTACGCCTCTC AGAGAAGGGAGTACAAAAGTTCACGGGGAAGACAGACCCTATAGAGGTGCTGAGGGCCCTGCGGAAGGAGAAGGACAAATTTAAGAAGCCCAAGGAGAGACTTCCTCCCCACGCTATGTTGGCTTTGGAGTGGGGGCTTCTCAGACCCTGA
- the narfl gene encoding cytosolic Fe-S cluster assembly factor narfl has translation MASHFSGVLQLTDLDDFITPSQECVKPVKVEKKQGRSVAKIQIEDDGSYVQVNQDGGKKKLEKARITLNDCLACSGCITSAESVLITQQSHEELFKVLHNNKVSGTEQKFVVVSVSPQSRASLAAHYGLSSSEAGRRLTSFFKGLGVHHVFDTSFSRTFSLLESQREFVERFQRKEQDSKALPMLTSACPGWICYAEKTHGEFILPYISTTRSPQQMMGSLVKGYFAEKQGLIPQQIYHVAVMPCFDKKLEASRSDFYMNKAETREVDCVITSGEVQKMLEEKNVSLSDVEPAPLDAMFSSVSGDEFLSHAGSGSGGYLHHVFTYAAKHLFGEEVKELTYKTLRNKDFQEVTLEKDGVVLLCFASTYGFRNIQNLVQKLKRGKSPYHFVEVMACPSGCLNGGGQLKPLPDQNPKELLQKVEELYKAERPLSPEDDTRVAELYQSWLHSVGEERAKELLHTQYHTVEKMTNGLTMKW, from the exons ATGGCTTCTCACTTCAGCGGTGTGCTGCAACTGACAGATCTCGATGATTTTATCACCCCTTCTCAG GAATGTGTCAAACCTGTCAAAGTAGAGAAGAAACAAGGTAGATCTGTGGCCAAAATTCAAATAGAAGATGATGGCAGTTATGTCCAAGTCAACCAG GATGGTgggaagaagaagctggagaaagcAAGGATCACACTGAATGACTGTTTGGCCTGCAGTGGTTGTATCACCTCTGCTGAGAGCGTCCTCATCACACAGCAGAGCCACGAGGAGCTCTTTAAAGTGCTGCACAACAACAAG GTCAGTGGGACAGAGCAGAAGTTTGTCGTGGTGTCCGTGTCACCGCAGTCCAGAGCTTCCCTTGCAGCGCACTATGGCCTCAGTAGCAGTGAGGCAGGCAGGAGGCTTACGTCTTTCTTCAAAGGCCTTG GGGTTCATCATGTGTTTGACACCAGCTTCAGTCGGACCTTCAGCCTGCTCGAGAGCCAGAGAGAGTTTGTGGAGCGCTTCCAGAGGAAGGAGCAGGACAGCAAAGCTCTGCCCATGCTAACGTCGGCCTGTCCAG gtTGGATTTGCTATGCAGAGAAGACCCACGGGGAGTTTATTCTTCCATACATCAGTACCACTCGCTCCCCTCAGCAGATGATGGGTTCTCTGGTTAAAGGTTACTTTGCTGAGAAACAG gGACTCATTCCGCAGCAGATCTACCATGTGGCAGTGATGCCCTGCTTTGACAAGAAACTGGAGGCCTCGAGGTCAGACTTCTACATGAACAAAGCTGAGACTCGTGAAGTGGACTGCGTCATCACCTCTG GAGAGGTTCAGAAAATGTTggaggagaaaaatgtgtctcttAGTGATGTGGAACCTGCACCCCTTGATGCAAT GTTCAGCAGTGTCAGTGGGGATGAGTTCCTGAGCCATGCTGGGAGCGGGTCAGGAGGTTacctccatcatgtcttcacCTATGCTGCAAAGCATCTGTTtggagaggaggtgaaggagctCACCTACAAGACCCTCAG GAATAAAGACTTCCAGGAAGTAACCCTAGAGAAAGACGGAGTAGTCCTTTTGTGCTTTGCATCCACATATGGCTTCCGCAACATTCAGAACCTGGTGCAGAAGCTCAAGAGAGGGAAGTCGCCTTATCACTTTGTAGAAGTCATGGCCTGTCCATCAG GCTGTCTAAATGGTGGCGGTCAGTTGAAGCCCTTACCTGATCAGAACCCAAAGGAGCTCCTCCAGAAGGTTGAGGAGCTCTACAAGGCAGAGCGCCCCCTGTCGCCAGAAGATGACACTCGTGTGGCTGAGCTGTACCAGTCCTGGCTTCACAGTGTAGGGGAGGAACGAGCCAaagagctgctgcacacacagtacCACACTGTGGAGAAGATGACTAACGGGCTCACTATGAAGTGGTGA
- the e4f1 gene encoding transcription factor E4F1: MNVENNHTAETEREQTKNGTETITIQSTLGDEDEDVHKCGRCQTEFSTLEAFIQHKLQHSCKRVEAQEASSQDAIQEVTAANGSSSSEVKTAERTFSDEPVKSSDDKSSSPLGRGRRKKIVSLKVNNQSDGAEGFISDDAVNDKHLYKINQDGRYICQLCEKTFKTTNILRTHMKTHSDQKNFSCDLCGTSFRTKGSLIRHNRRHTDERPYRCNLCGQSFRESGALTRHLKALTPCTEKIRFVQYKEILVSKDGVQKGVEDDHAAAAGQQEVVVVEQQPEEQEMVEDQTAVVSVVQAGSQEVLHQVHFTMEVDGTTQEQQVVVEQSQAEALAAAAAAGDSLICQAIINSGIALETEEAVVEETSQATEEINKVHSDCPQADEGSTEIQVKDGCVEVELEAEEAGDGDYKTSSKLHTCPHCNRSFKGLNYFRFHVKGHLGYKPFKCTLCHKEFLTGYLLKKHMEIHVSERRYKCGECGKLYKTIGHVREHMRAHSDERPYHCSRCNKGYKTKNALQVHQRTHGDEKPYVCQYCTRGFREKGSLVRHIRHHTGEKPFKCPKCNRGFAEHGTLNRHMRAKGGCHKEDSSEQQVAVTEEQASADSLATAAIISEDPHAVLVEFSSVVADTQEYIIKMQTEEDVQEQEVTLIQDSQNEMGNQIMKVVQRIVSQSHGVGGAGSRQIIVRNVAVNEEGASISDCGDTITIATPESLTEQVAMTLASAISDGTLLTTTSSMETTDGTVTMVTTEEAVQEEIQMVQQQEEYVTTSQEEVEIQTVIV, encoded by the exons ATGAATGTAGAAAATAATCATACggcagaaacagagagggagcaAACGAAGAACGGCACCGAGACGATTACGATTCAGAGCACACTGGGAGATGAAG ACGAAGATGTGCATAAGTGCGGACGCTGTCAGACAGAGTTTTCCACGCTGGAGGCTTTTATCCAGCACAAGCTGCAACACAGCTGCAAACGTGTGGAGGCACAGGAGGCGAGCAGCCAGGATGCCATTCAAGAG GTTACTGCAGCCAATGGAAGCTCTTCTTCAGAGGTGAAAACAGCTGAACGTACATTCTCAGATGAACCAGTCAAGAGCTCTGATG ATAAAAGCAGTAGTCCATTGGGTCGAGGTCGCAGGAAGAAAATTGTTTCACTTAAAGTCAATAATCAGTCAGATGGAGCCGAAGGATTCATATCTGATGATGCTGTCAATGACAAACATTTGTACAAAATCAACCAAGATGGACGCTACATCTGCCAACTTTGTGAAAAGACCTTTAAAACA ACCAACATCTTGAGAACTCACATGAAAACTCATAGTGACCAGAAGAACTTCTCATGTGACCTTTGTGGAACCTCTTTTCGCACAAAAGGCTCTCTGATTCGTCACAATCGTCGTCACACTG ATGAACGGCCGTATCGCTGTAACCTATGTGGCCAGTCCTTTAGAGAGTCAGGTGCACTCACCAGACATCTTAAGGCACTCACACCCTGCACAGAAAAGATCCGCTTTGTTCAGTACAAGGAGATCTTGGTCAGCAAAGATGGAGTACAAAAAG GAGTTGAAGATGAtcatgctgcagcagctggccaGCAAGAGGTGGTGGTTGTGGAGCAACAGccagaggagcaggagatggTAGAGGATCAGACTGCTGTCGTCAGTGTGGTACAAGCTGGTTCCCAAGAGGTCCTCCACCAGGTTCACTTTACAATGGAGGTGGATGGAACAACGCAGGAGCAACAG GTTGTGGTAGAGCAGTCCCAAGCGGAGgccctggctgctgctgcagcagcaggcgaTAGCCTCATCTGCCAGGCTATCATCAACTCTGGCATTGCACTGGAAACGGAAGAAGCTGTGGTTGAAGAGACCTCACAGGCAACCGAGGAGATAAATAAAGTGCATTCTGACTGTCCTCAGGCCGATGAGGGTAGCACCGAGATCCAGGTTAAAGACGGGTGTGTGGAGGTAGAGTTGGAGGCAGAG gaAGCAGGTGATGGAGATTACAAAACATCTTCAAAATTGCACACGTGCCCTCACTGTAATCGCTCCTTCAAGGGACTGAATTACTTCCGCTTTCATGTAAAGGGCCATTTGG GTTACAAGCCCTTTAAGTGCACACTGTGCCACAAAGAGTTTCTGACTGGTTACCTGCTGAAGAAACACATGGAAATCCATGTCAGTGAGAGGAGGTACAAGTGTGGTGAGTGTGGCAAGCTGTATAAAACCATTGGGCATGTACGTGAGCACATGAGAGCCCACTCGGATGAAAGACCCTACCACTGTAGCAGATGCAACAAGGGGTACAAGACCAAG aATGCCTTGCAGGTGCATCAGAGGACCCATGGTGATGAGAAACCTTACGTGTGTCAATACTGCACAAGAGGCTTCAGGGAGAAAGGTTCTCTGGTGCGACATATCCGCCATCACACCGGAGAGAAGCCTTTCAAGTGTCCAAAGTGCAATCGAGGCTTTGCTGAACATGGGACTCTCAATCGGCATATGCGTGCTAAAG GTGGCTGCCATAAGGAAGATTCCAGTGAGCAGCAGGTCGCGGTCACAGAGGAACAGGCATCGGCCGACAGCCTTGCTACAGCAGCAATCATCTCAGAGGATCCTCACGCTGTCCTGGTGGAGTTCTCCTCCGTGGTGGCGGACACACAGGAATACATCATCAAG ATGCAAACGGAGGAGGATGTGCAGGAACAAGAGGTTACACTCATTCAAGACAGCCAAAATGAG ATGGGAAATCAGATCATGAAAGTGGTGCAGCGAATCGTCAGTCAGTCACATGGCGTCGGTGGCGCAGGCAGCCGCCAGATCATTGTGCGCAATGTGGCAGTGAACGAGGAGGGCGCGTCCATCTCTGACTGCGGGGACACCATCACTATTGCTACACCCGAGAGCCTGACTGAGCAGGTGGCCATGACGCTGGCCTCCGCCATCAGCGACGGCACACTACTGACAACGACCAGCTCCATGGAGACGACAGACGGCACAGTTACTATGGTTACCACAGAGGAGGCAGTGCAGGAGGAAATACAGATGGTGCAGCAGCAAGAGGAGTATGTCACCACCTCtcaagaggaggtggagattCAGACTGTCATTGTATGA